From Butyricimonas paravirosa, one genomic window encodes:
- a CDS encoding S8 family serine peptidase, giving the protein MKKYLLLFVTGLCFSAVEAQLVRQEAQTPKKQSDLDWYNCSFDQDGVYGAEVNKAYEFLKEKKIKKRPVVALIGTGLDVEHEDLKQAVWVNPKEKANGKDDDKNGLVDDINGWNFLGGKDGRVMETITREGDREFFRLKDKYADYITSNGEFFKIIDGKRTLVPAPENLSEYVYYKTRVLPESEIAKKYGGWQIGYVIREYGDKFKSELETKYPGQKITKEQFQTCYDPNGPVDTLRDIAFTLIALGFQVYKTEDLSVVYENFVMTAVERAEVEYMNVLKRYGNDGREDVIGDNYLDIKDTRYGNNVLLTSDAALGTMQAGVIGARRGNARGGDGIMDQARIMALRVTAGKGEPYLKDMALAIRYAVDHQADVIVLPQQNTLYPEMQKKWMEEAIRYAEDKDVLVIVPAWELSLDLSKQSFFPNRWMTDGKELTNLMVVASSDKYGNPSMNSNYGAKELDLYAPGVSVYAAYTGDTYQTGTGMGLASASVAGVAALIKAYYPNLTGSQIRDILLASVTSRKGVEVEKGIEVGGKKTQDLFLFDDLCLSGGILNAYQAVVAASKLAGK; this is encoded by the coding sequence ATGAAAAAATATTTATTATTATTCGTCACGGGATTGTGTTTCTCCGCGGTGGAGGCACAACTTGTAAGGCAGGAGGCCCAAACACCCAAGAAACAATCAGATCTGGATTGGTATAATTGTTCTTTCGATCAAGACGGGGTGTACGGTGCGGAAGTGAACAAGGCTTACGAGTTCCTGAAAGAAAAAAAAATAAAGAAAAGACCTGTTGTTGCTTTGATCGGTACGGGCTTGGACGTGGAACACGAGGATTTGAAACAAGCCGTCTGGGTTAACCCGAAAGAGAAGGCAAACGGGAAGGATGATGATAAAAACGGGCTGGTGGATGACATCAATGGCTGGAATTTCCTAGGTGGAAAGGATGGGCGGGTCATGGAGACGATCACGCGTGAAGGAGATCGTGAATTCTTTCGTCTTAAAGACAAATACGCCGATTATATCACGAGCAACGGGGAGTTTTTTAAAATCATAGATGGCAAAAGGACTCTGGTCCCGGCCCCGGAAAATCTGTCCGAGTACGTGTACTACAAAACACGGGTACTCCCGGAGTCGGAGATTGCCAAGAAATACGGTGGCTGGCAAATTGGGTACGTTATCCGGGAGTACGGGGATAAATTCAAAAGCGAGCTGGAGACAAAATATCCGGGACAAAAAATAACAAAAGAGCAATTCCAGACCTGTTATGATCCGAATGGCCCGGTCGACACGTTGCGGGATATCGCATTCACGCTTATCGCATTGGGTTTTCAGGTCTATAAAACAGAGGATTTAAGCGTGGTTTATGAAAATTTCGTGATGACAGCCGTGGAAAGGGCCGAGGTCGAGTACATGAATGTTTTGAAAAGATATGGTAATGATGGCCGTGAAGATGTGATCGGGGATAATTATTTAGATATAAAAGATACGAGATACGGGAATAACGTATTGTTAACATCCGATGCCGCACTAGGGACCATGCAGGCTGGTGTGATCGGGGCTCGACGGGGAAACGCTCGAGGTGGTGATGGCATCATGGATCAGGCCCGGATCATGGCCTTGCGTGTTACGGCCGGTAAAGGTGAACCTTATTTGAAGGATATGGCGTTAGCCATTCGTTATGCTGTTGACCATCAGGCTGACGTGATTGTTCTGCCCCAGCAAAACACGCTGTACCCGGAAATGCAGAAAAAATGGATGGAAGAGGCGATACGTTATGCCGAAGATAAAGACGTGTTGGTCATCGTTCCGGCCTGGGAATTGTCATTGGATTTATCCAAGCAGTCATTTTTCCCCAACCGTTGGATGACAGACGGAAAAGAGCTGACGAATCTCATGGTTGTTGCTTCTTCCGACAAGTACGGTAATCCTTCCATGAATTCCAACTATGGAGCGAAAGAATTAGATTTATATGCCCCTGGTGTCAGCGTGTATGCCGCTTACACGGGTGATACTTATCAAACGGGAACTGGAATGGGACTTGCATCGGCATCTGTTGCCGGGGTTGCTGCTTTGATTAAAGCCTATTATCCCAACTTGACAGGTTCACAAATTCGTGATATTCTGTTGGCATCCGTGACTTCCAGAAAGGGAGTCGAGGTCGAAAAAGGTATTGAAGTCGGGGGAAAGAAGACACAGGATTTATTTCTTTTCGATGATTTGTGTTTGTCCGGGGGAATCTTGAATGCTTATCAGGCCGTCGTGGCAGCGAGTAAACTAGCGGGAAAATAG
- a CDS encoding MmcQ/YjbR family DNA-binding protein: MDIVELRELCLSFPHTTEEFPFDETTLVFKVFNKMFCCTDIMPFEWIAVKCNPDWATELREKHPEITSAYHFNKKYWNGINMHGTLPDKFIEELIEHSYREVIKKLPKSFVKENFPEFSLTESNRGK, from the coding sequence ATGGACATTGTAGAACTCCGAGAGTTATGTCTCTCTTTTCCTCACACGACTGAAGAATTTCCTTTTGACGAAACTACGTTAGTCTTCAAGGTCTTCAATAAAATGTTTTGCTGCACGGACATCATGCCATTCGAATGGATCGCCGTGAAATGCAACCCGGACTGGGCCACCGAATTACGGGAAAAACACCCGGAGATCACTTCCGCCTATCACTTCAATAAGAAATACTGGAACGGGATTAATATGCACGGAACTCTTCCCGATAAGTTCATTGAAGAACTCATTGAACACTCGTACCGGGAAGTTATCAAGAAACTTCCGAAAAGTTTTGTAAAAGAAAATTTCCCGGAGTTTTCACTCACGGAATCTAATCGGGGAAAATAA
- a CDS encoding diguanylate cyclase — protein sequence MDYMKELNVAITVCDKEGKILQMNDKSQMTNHGDLVGQNVLDCHPEPARTKLVQLMEEHATNAYTIEKNGVKKLIYQTPWYENGEFMGLVEFSLEIPFEMPHYIRKPKTE from the coding sequence ATGGATTACATGAAAGAATTAAACGTGGCTATCACGGTTTGCGATAAAGAGGGTAAGATTCTTCAAATGAATGATAAATCTCAAATGACGAATCACGGAGATCTTGTCGGGCAGAACGTGTTGGATTGTCACCCGGAGCCTGCCCGGACGAAGTTGGTGCAGTTGATGGAGGAACATGCCACGAATGCTTACACGATCGAGAAAAACGGCGTGAAGAAGTTGATTTATCAGACCCCGTGGTATGAGAATGGCGAGTTTATGGGGTTGGTAGAATTTTCTTTGGAAATTCCTTTTGAGATGCCTCATTACATTCGCAAGCCGAAAACGGAATAA
- a CDS encoding efflux RND transporter periplasmic adaptor subunit yields the protein MKTTGNFGILLCFCMMLFSCKDAEQKDRQQGMVVRVTQAVKPPEGDQKEFSFISKPFRTSELSFRVGGPIKRFEVYAGTYYKRGEVIAEIDPRDFRIRKERMEAQYNQAKAEYERIEVLYRKNNVSASTFEKAKAEYISAKTAYETAMNELNDTRLVAPFDGYVGEVYIEEFQDVKASQPVISFVDLGQLKLEAYVTQEIAFGRGNVREVELEFDAMPGKTYKAKVEEISKSTTSNNLSYLLTALLPNREEHLPAGMSGKLFLRSDGTLQQAGVIVPQKAVCHRPVVGDYVWTLNADGNRVSRKNVTLGTLLPGGGIAVVDGLEVGETIVVSGLRFLSENMAVQVADEKRI from the coding sequence ATGAAAACAACAGGGAATTTTGGAATATTACTATGTTTTTGCATGATGTTATTTTCATGTAAAGATGCTGAACAAAAGGACCGTCAACAGGGAATGGTGGTCCGAGTGACACAAGCTGTGAAGCCTCCCGAGGGGGATCAGAAAGAATTTTCTTTTATATCGAAGCCTTTCCGTACTTCGGAATTGTCCTTCCGGGTAGGAGGACCGATCAAGCGGTTTGAGGTGTATGCCGGAACGTATTATAAACGGGGAGAGGTGATTGCGGAGATCGATCCTCGTGATTTCCGAATCCGAAAGGAACGTATGGAGGCGCAATACAATCAGGCGAAGGCCGAATACGAGCGTATCGAAGTCCTTTACCGGAAAAATAACGTTTCAGCAAGTACGTTCGAGAAAGCCAAGGCGGAGTATATTTCGGCGAAGACCGCTTACGAGACAGCCATGAATGAGTTGAACGATACCCGATTGGTCGCTCCTTTCGACGGGTATGTGGGAGAGGTGTATATCGAGGAGTTTCAAGATGTGAAAGCCTCTCAACCTGTTATTTCCTTTGTTGATCTCGGCCAGTTGAAACTGGAGGCCTACGTGACACAGGAGATCGCTTTCGGACGAGGAAATGTCCGGGAGGTTGAACTGGAATTTGATGCCATGCCCGGTAAGACTTATAAGGCGAAGGTAGAAGAGATTTCTAAAAGTACGACCTCGAACAATTTGTCTTATCTGTTGACAGCTTTATTGCCGAATCGGGAAGAGCATCTTCCGGCAGGTATGTCCGGGAAACTATTCCTGCGCTCGGATGGCACTTTGCAACAGGCGGGTGTGATTGTCCCGCAGAAGGCCGTTTGTCATCGCCCGGTGGTTGGCGATTATGTCTGGACGCTGAATGCCGATGGGAACCGGGTAAGCCGAAAAAACGTGACTTTAGGGACATTGTTGCCGGGAGGAGGGATCGCCGTTGTGGACGGCTTGGAAGTGGGAGAGACAATTGTCGTGAGCGGACTTCGTTTTTTGTCGGAGAATATGGCGGTGCAAGTGGCTGACGAGAAACGTATTTAA
- a CDS encoding site-specific integrase has product MITRVNISFFRYHSRETETGEAPLYCRLWHESKRKIFSIGFKVTRNKWNQNKQIATGKSEMTQRINTQMEVIKKKLVEIETKLIMEGSEDILEDMYALYIGKTTVSRSFITLFEERYMTAKRMEGIKFKKSTLDKFKDVLELVRAYIKKSYHASDIPMNKVNFKFISGLEDYLLTVRRQKPVTINKNMQRVKQVTTYAMKCNYIKVDPFIDHAPLKVEKELVFLTTEELHKLESYQFAQERLAKVRDLYLFSVYTGLAYHEAFALQKKHIIMAFDKKFWIEMKREKTGKGISVPLLPQAMKIMEKYDNGGDKEAHVLPAISNQKMNSYLKEITEIVGINKKLTHHTARKTFATTILLYNDVPIEIVSKLLGHSSIAVTQKHYAKVVNKKVSACMEKLEKQLNHC; this is encoded by the coding sequence ATGATAACAAGAGTAAATATTTCATTTTTCAGGTATCACTCAAGGGAAACTGAAACAGGAGAAGCACCTCTTTATTGCAGGCTATGGCATGAGAGCAAGAGAAAAATTTTCTCCATTGGGTTCAAGGTTACTAGAAACAAGTGGAACCAGAACAAGCAAATAGCAACAGGAAAGTCTGAAATGACACAAAGGATTAACACCCAGATGGAGGTTATAAAGAAGAAACTTGTTGAGATTGAAACAAAATTAATCATGGAAGGGTCTGAAGATATTCTGGAAGATATGTATGCCTTGTACATTGGGAAAACAACTGTCAGCAGGTCATTCATAACCTTGTTTGAAGAGAGGTACATGACTGCAAAGAGAATGGAGGGGATAAAGTTCAAGAAAAGCACCCTGGATAAATTCAAAGATGTGCTGGAACTGGTGAGGGCATACATTAAAAAATCCTATCATGCATCAGATATTCCCATGAACAAGGTTAATTTCAAGTTCATATCTGGATTGGAAGACTACCTTCTCACTGTGAGGAGGCAGAAACCTGTCACTATCAACAAGAACATGCAGAGGGTAAAGCAAGTCACCACCTATGCAATGAAATGCAATTACATCAAGGTAGATCCTTTCATTGATCATGCCCCATTGAAGGTGGAGAAAGAACTGGTATTCTTAACCACAGAAGAACTTCACAAGCTAGAAAGCTATCAATTTGCACAGGAAAGATTAGCCAAGGTGAGAGATTTATATTTATTCAGTGTATATACAGGTTTGGCTTATCATGAAGCATTTGCCTTGCAGAAAAAGCATATTATCATGGCATTTGATAAAAAATTCTGGATTGAGATGAAGAGGGAGAAGACTGGAAAGGGTATCAGTGTCCCCCTCTTACCACAGGCAATGAAGATCATGGAAAAATATGATAATGGTGGGGATAAAGAGGCTCATGTGTTGCCAGCCATCAGCAACCAGAAAATGAATTCATACCTGAAAGAGATTACTGAAATTGTGGGTATTAACAAGAAATTAACCCACCACACAGCAAGAAAGACCTTTGCTACCACCATCTTATTGTATAATGATGTTCCTATTGAGATTGTCAGCAAGTTACTAGGCCATTCATCAATAGCTGTCACCCAGAAACATTATGCCAAGGTGGTCAACAAAAAAGTTAGTGCCTGCATGGAAAAGCTAGAGAAACAACTGAATCATTGTTAG
- a CDS encoding catalase — protein MEKKQKLTTEAGAPVGDNQNIQTAGPHGPALLQNVWLIEKLAHFNRERIPERIVHAKGSGAFGTFTVTNDITRYTKASIFAKVGKKTDVFMRFSTVAGERGAADTERDVRGFAMKFYTDEGNWDLVGNNTPVFFIRDPLKFPDFIHTQKRDPKTNLRSNTAMWDFWSLSPETLHQVMILMSDRGIPRDFRHMHGFGSHTFSFYNEYDERCWVKFHLRCMQGIANFTNEEAEKIVAKDREHSQRDLFESIEKGDFPKWKMCVQIMPEKDAETYRFNPFDLTKVWSHKDYPLIEVGVIELNRNPENYFADVEQSAFNPANVVPGISFSPDKMLQGRLFAYGDAHRYRLGINADSIPVNAPRCPMHNYHRDGAMRVDGNGGGAVNYEPNSFGGPVDNHAYNQPPFDIRGMGSHYQQDKDYYTQPGDLYRLVPEDEKKRIHTNVAAAMEGVPVNIKVRVAARFYQADERCGKGIAEAAGLDMKEVLAEVKRQQQED, from the coding sequence ATGGAAAAGAAACAAAAACTTACCACTGAAGCCGGGGCTCCGGTAGGTGATAATCAAAACATTCAAACAGCGGGACCTCATGGACCGGCTCTCTTGCAAAACGTTTGGCTGATCGAGAAATTGGCTCATTTTAACCGGGAGCGGATTCCGGAACGTATTGTGCATGCCAAGGGAAGCGGGGCGTTTGGTACGTTCACGGTGACGAATGATATTACCCGTTATACGAAAGCAAGCATTTTTGCCAAGGTTGGCAAGAAGACCGATGTGTTCATGCGTTTTTCCACGGTGGCGGGAGAACGGGGAGCAGCCGATACGGAACGGGACGTTCGGGGATTTGCCATGAAGTTTTATACTGACGAGGGGAACTGGGATCTGGTCGGGAATAACACGCCTGTTTTCTTTATCCGGGACCCGTTGAAGTTTCCCGATTTTATTCACACGCAAAAGAGAGACCCGAAGACGAACCTGAGGAGTAACACGGCGATGTGGGATTTCTGGAGCCTGTCGCCGGAGACATTGCATCAGGTGATGATTTTGATGAGTGACCGGGGTATTCCACGAGATTTCCGTCATATGCACGGGTTCGGAAGTCATACGTTCAGTTTTTATAACGAGTATGACGAACGTTGCTGGGTGAAATTCCATTTGCGTTGTATGCAGGGAATCGCGAACTTCACAAACGAGGAAGCGGAAAAGATCGTGGCGAAAGACCGGGAACATTCCCAGCGGGATTTGTTCGAGAGTATCGAGAAAGGAGATTTCCCGAAATGGAAAATGTGCGTGCAGATCATGCCGGAAAAGGACGCGGAGACGTATCGTTTTAACCCGTTCGATTTGACAAAAGTGTGGAGCCACAAGGATTACCCGTTGATCGAGGTGGGGGTGATCGAGTTGAACCGGAATCCGGAGAATTATTTTGCCGACGTGGAGCAATCCGCTTTCAACCCGGCTAACGTGGTACCGGGAATCAGTTTTTCGCCGGACAAGATGTTGCAGGGACGTCTGTTCGCTTACGGGGATGCTCATCGTTATCGTTTGGGGATTAACGCGGATTCCATCCCGGTAAATGCGCCTCGTTGCCCGATGCACAATTACCACCGGGACGGAGCTATGCGAGTGGATGGTAACGGTGGTGGTGCGGTGAACTATGAGCCGAATAGTTTCGGCGGACCGGTAGATAACCATGCTTATAATCAACCACCTTTTGATATCCGGGGAATGGGTAGTCATTACCAACAAGATAAAGATTACTACACGCAACCGGGAGACCTGTATCGTCTGGTACCTGAAGACGAGAAAAAGCGAATACACACGAATGTTGCTGCGGCTATGGAAGGAGTGCCCGTGAATATAAAAGTGCGGGTGGCAGCTCGCTTTTACCAAGCAGACGAACGTTGTGGTAAAGGTATTGCCGAGGCGGCAGGCTTGGATATGAAAGAAGTTCTTGCCGAGGTGAAACGCCAACAACAAGAAGATTAA
- a CDS encoding aspartyl protease family protein: protein MRTIVFIVGLLVLFSAGVFGQQVTRRVCDTIHYELIREKIIIPVTVNGIKVKYIVDTGGKTGTMRDVAVDMKATSTGTSTSVSDINRAGTSFQTGILHDVELSPNYRLPRLETMIFPATGFFRELGVAGILGGDAFARSVITFDSREKIMVINYPYRPAGLKITDGVRMFPGQSSHSIVDVDFGGVSKRVLFDTGASGLLLLSSIDYGDLKDKVKNIKVAEAIGVNMVGISGVGQPVEIDKVAIGEMTFLDKKFTNVGSITINMGMSIIGIDMLRYGKIVIDYMRERFYFFPYGEEIVDAGGAPKTWNVGILPVKGHFEVTIVWDNLKDQLEFGDRVVNINGKNLSSVAQSQLEIDALLDAIEGDSAYIIILKEGRERKVEIKRF, encoded by the coding sequence ATGAGAACAATCGTATTCATTGTTGGCCTGTTGGTATTGTTTTCGGCAGGTGTTTTCGGGCAACAAGTTACCCGTCGTGTGTGTGACACGATTCATTACGAATTAATTCGGGAAAAGATCATTATTCCTGTCACCGTGAATGGGATAAAAGTGAAATATATCGTGGATACGGGTGGAAAAACGGGAACTATGCGGGACGTGGCTGTTGACATGAAAGCGACAAGTACGGGAACATCGACAAGCGTGTCTGACATCAACCGGGCGGGGACTAGTTTCCAAACCGGAATCTTGCATGATGTGGAATTAAGTCCGAATTATAGATTGCCCCGTTTGGAAACCATGATATTCCCCGCAACAGGCTTCTTCCGGGAGCTTGGTGTGGCTGGAATTCTGGGAGGGGATGCTTTTGCCCGGTCGGTAATTACGTTTGACTCACGGGAAAAGATTATGGTGATCAATTATCCTTATCGTCCGGCAGGCTTGAAAATCACGGATGGGGTCCGGATGTTTCCGGGCCAGTCCAGCCATTCTATTGTGGATGTCGATTTTGGGGGCGTGTCAAAACGGGTTTTGTTCGACACGGGAGCATCGGGACTTTTATTACTTTCTTCCATCGACTATGGTGATCTGAAAGATAAGGTCAAAAATATAAAAGTGGCGGAGGCAATAGGCGTGAATATGGTCGGAATTAGCGGTGTCGGACAACCGGTTGAAATTGACAAGGTGGCTATCGGGGAGATGACTTTTCTGGATAAAAAGTTTACTAACGTGGGAAGTATTACGATCAATATGGGAATGAGTATCATCGGCATTGATATGTTGCGTTATGGCAAGATCGTTATTGATTATATGCGGGAACGTTTCTATTTTTTTCCGTATGGCGAAGAGATTGTTGACGCGGGTGGTGCCCCTAAAACCTGGAACGTGGGAATATTGCCCGTGAAGGGACATTTCGAGGTGACAATCGTTTGGGATAACTTGAAGGATCAGCTTGAATTTGGCGATCGGGTCGTGAATATCAATGGCAAGAATCTTTCCAGCGTGGCACAGAGCCAGTTGGAGATAGATGCTCTTTTGGATGCGATAGAGGGTGATTCGGCTTATATTATTATTTTGAAAGAGGGACGAGAAAGGAAAGTCGAGATCAAGAGATTTTAG
- a CDS encoding TlpA family protein disulfide reductase: MLKIKIVILFILVIYGKRMAQNAFSLSGKLRLLAPLEIRVESLKGDVILSVPVAKDGVFASGQKEIEPDLYVLWIGSTKQPVYLVNTSVTIKGFYDEKNPGNSSLVFTGIDDFLELSGWLPVEQNSKKKTISSEVRGKLRGTMYSALAYLAGMDAYEPNRMLLELVPENERDALSARWLARRVDSLARFAVGTEAYDFNYVDPDGSVVRLSDFRGKFVLVDFWASWCGPCRQEMKNLLPIYDELKGEDLVFISISLDKREKDWRRMLETENLPWIMLWNKEGFSVGDAPNTIQKAYGFYSIPFIVLIDREGRIMGRGLRGEQVKDAIVKARKM, from the coding sequence ATGCTAAAGATAAAAATAGTTATATTGTTTATTTTGGTAATTTACGGAAAGAGAATGGCTCAAAACGCTTTTTCTCTTTCCGGGAAATTACGGTTATTGGCCCCTTTAGAGATTCGTGTTGAATCTCTAAAGGGTGATGTAATACTTTCCGTTCCGGTTGCTAAAGATGGAGTGTTTGCGTCTGGACAGAAAGAGATAGAACCGGATTTATACGTTTTGTGGATTGGTAGTACGAAACAGCCGGTTTATTTGGTAAACACGAGTGTGACGATTAAAGGGTTTTATGACGAAAAAAATCCGGGAAACAGTTCGTTGGTATTCACCGGAATTGACGATTTTCTGGAATTATCGGGATGGTTACCCGTGGAACAAAACTCGAAAAAGAAAACTATCAGCTCGGAAGTACGGGGAAAGTTGCGAGGAACCATGTATAGCGCACTGGCTTATCTGGCCGGGATGGATGCGTACGAGCCGAACAGAATGTTACTTGAATTGGTACCGGAGAATGAACGAGATGCTCTTTCTGCACGCTGGCTGGCACGCCGGGTGGATAGTCTGGCTCGGTTCGCCGTGGGGACGGAGGCTTACGATTTCAACTATGTCGATCCCGATGGGAGCGTGGTGCGTTTGAGTGATTTCCGGGGAAAATTTGTACTAGTTGATTTCTGGGCTTCTTGGTGCGGACCTTGTCGTCAGGAAATGAAAAACCTGTTACCGATATATGACGAGTTGAAAGGGGAGGATCTCGTGTTCATCAGTATCTCTCTTGACAAGCGGGAGAAGGACTGGCGGCGAATGCTTGAAACGGAAAATTTGCCTTGGATTATGCTGTGGAACAAGGAAGGTTTCTCCGTTGGCGATGCTCCGAACACGATACAAAAAGCTTACGGTTTTTACAGTATCCCTTTTATCGTGCTGATTGATCGGGAAGGGCGAATCATGGGACGGGGTTTGAGAGGGGAGCAAGTGAAGGATGCTATCGTGAAAGCAAGAAAAATGTAG
- a CDS encoding JAB domain-containing protein — translation MKSLEKLLNVAEVELSYKSHIKPADRLKISDEKDVYSLARSLLEDRIEHLEEMYMVLLDQALKVLGVALVSKGGVCNTVVDLRIIFQTAILANASRIILVHNHPSGNLKPSLQDDKITKRVYQVASILGIELTDHLIISEESYYSYAIEGRIDVMNPSRDDYSSPFLNLDEVVLPIH, via the coding sequence ATGAAATCACTAGAAAAATTATTAAATGTGGCAGAAGTTGAACTGTCTTACAAAAGCCACATAAAGCCAGCAGACAGGCTAAAAATTTCAGATGAGAAAGATGTGTATTCACTAGCCAGAAGTCTCCTAGAAGACAGGATAGAACACCTTGAAGAAATGTATATGGTGTTACTAGATCAAGCACTAAAGGTATTGGGTGTGGCTCTAGTAAGTAAAGGTGGGGTTTGTAACACTGTGGTTGATCTCAGGATCATATTTCAAACTGCAATCCTTGCTAATGCAAGCAGGATAATTCTAGTTCATAATCATCCCTCTGGTAATCTTAAACCAAGCCTGCAGGATGACAAGATCACCAAAAGAGTTTATCAAGTTGCATCCATTCTAGGAATAGAATTAACTGATCACCTGATCATTTCAGAAGAAAGTTATTATAGCTATGCAATTGAAGGCAGGATAGATGTTATGAATCCTAGCAGGGATGATTATTCTTCACCATTTTTGAATCTGGATGAGGTTGTCTTGCCAATTCATTAA
- a CDS encoding thioredoxin family protein: MKILILSFFCLLSCLTWAQTKNTSTEVRDYREVDGKIILDLVVNGEVAGFVLDLAGHTAILPEYVERLKIDENIPGEFKYNEFLYKKVPVVKSVLIGTMAFGNNVFGNGVSAFVLGDESYLRELGVAGIVGGAMFRNVVLTIDRRRKKITTSIPYRPSYMKLDYRTDIEVLPGSAVVCPVTINGTVYSLLFDTWNDGMISMTAEDFARIDGTDGGVAFVMNGYGKSVKITKTKTAVVCDFVKDQLGSVVVAENKELPRSVLGSGILEKGIISIDYQKQKIYFQPFDLVEVKDDVVGDVASSVVPGKLNPITREYFLEHIYDYRKDKEFVFKGDKPVVIDFWATWCGPCMRLIPEMEKMAEKYKDQVLFLKVNADKEKELCSMFNVVALPTLFFIPVGGKPIIETGATPEKYEQIIREQLLKK; the protein is encoded by the coding sequence ATGAAAATATTGATATTATCATTTTTCTGCTTGTTATCATGTTTGACATGGGCGCAGACAAAGAACACATCGACAGAGGTCCGGGATTACCGGGAAGTGGACGGGAAGATTATCTTGGATTTGGTCGTGAACGGGGAAGTCGCTGGTTTCGTGCTGGATTTGGCCGGGCACACGGCAATCTTACCGGAATACGTGGAGAGGTTAAAAATTGACGAGAATATTCCGGGTGAATTTAAGTATAATGAATTTTTGTACAAGAAAGTGCCGGTGGTGAAAAGCGTGTTGATAGGTACGATGGCATTTGGGAATAACGTGTTTGGTAATGGCGTGTCAGCATTCGTGTTAGGTGATGAATCTTATTTACGTGAATTGGGTGTTGCGGGAATTGTTGGGGGGGCCATGTTCCGTAACGTGGTGCTAACGATTGATCGTAGGCGTAAAAAGATAACGACTTCCATACCTTACCGGCCTTCGTATATGAAACTGGACTATCGGACTGATATAGAGGTGTTACCGGGGAGTGCAGTTGTATGCCCGGTTACGATTAACGGGACTGTGTATTCTTTGCTGTTTGATACGTGGAATGACGGGATGATTTCCATGACAGCGGAAGATTTTGCCCGGATTGATGGTACTGACGGGGGAGTGGCTTTTGTCATGAATGGTTACGGGAAGTCCGTGAAAATCACCAAGACGAAAACTGCCGTTGTGTGTGATTTCGTGAAAGATCAGTTGGGTAGCGTGGTCGTGGCGGAAAATAAAGAATTGCCTCGTTCGGTGTTAGGTTCCGGCATACTGGAAAAGGGAATTATTTCAATAGATTATCAAAAACAAAAAATCTATTTTCAGCCTTTCGATTTGGTTGAAGTGAAAGATGACGTGGTTGGAGATGTTGCCTCGTCGGTTGTTCCCGGGAAATTGAACCCGATTACCCGAGAGTATTTCTTGGAACATATTTACGATTATCGTAAAGATAAAGAGTTCGTGTTCAAGGGGGACAAACCCGTGGTCATTGATTTCTGGGCGACGTGGTGCGGGCCTTGTATGCGCTTGATCCCGGAAATGGAAAAGATGGCGGAAAAATACAAAGATCAAGTTTTGTTCCTGAAAGTAAATGCTGACAAGGAAAAAGAGTTATGTAGTATGTTTAACGTGGTGGCCCTGCCCACGTTGTTTTTTATCCCGGTGGGAGGAAAACCGATTATTGAAACCGGGGCCACTCCTGAAAAATATGAACAGATTATTCGGGAACAATTGTTGAAGAAATGA